One segment of Carya illinoinensis cultivar Pawnee chromosome 13, C.illinoinensisPawnee_v1, whole genome shotgun sequence DNA contains the following:
- the LOC122292956 gene encoding elongin-C, producing the protein MKKEDTVKLISAEGFEFVIDKEAAMVSQTIYNMLTSPGSFAETQHGEVTFPEISTTILEKICKYFYWHLQFASGKETEFPIEPELTLELMMAANYLHT; encoded by the exons ATGAAGAAAGAGGACACGGTGAAGCTGATCAGCGCCGAGGGTTTCGAATTCGTGATCGATAAGGAAGCCGCCATGGTTTCTCAGACCATCTACAATATGCTTACCTCtccag GGAGCTTTGCTGAAACGCAGCATGGGGAAGTGACTTTCCCTGAGATCAGCACAACGATATTAGAGAAGATCTGCAAGTATTTCTACTGGCATCTTCAATTCGCCAG TGGGAAGGAGACTGAGTTTCCCATTGAACCTGAGTTGACTCTGGAGCTGATGATGGCTGCCAATTACCTTCATACTTGA
- the LOC122290816 gene encoding protein THYLAKOID ASSEMBLY 8-like, chloroplastic, with amino-acid sequence MATRAFSRLKHPFLASILIRNLRIVPIREPSLPVKPEVLALVPDYCKPFRLYHDGRPRGPLWRGKKLIGKEALFVILGLKRFKDNEEKLEKFMKTHVLRLLKMDIIAVLCELERQEEVALAFKMFRVIQKQDWYKPDVYLYKDLIIALARRQKMDDAMQLWEDMRKEDLFPDSQTYTEVIRGFLKYGSPADAMNIYEDMKKSPDPPDELPFRILLKGLLPHPLLRNKVKQDFEELFPERHVYDPPEEIFGRC; translated from the exons ATGGCAACCCGTGCATTTTCAAGACTAAAACACCCTTTTTTGGCTTCCATACTCATTCGGAACCTAAGGATAGTCCCTATTAGAGAGCCCTCGTTGCCAGTAAAACCCGAAGTCCTAGCATTAGTACCCGATTATTGCAAACCCTTTAGGCTATACCATGATGGGAGGCCCAGAGGACCACTCTGGAGAGGCAAGAAGCTGATTGGGAAAGAAGCGCTTTTTGTGATATTGGGGTTGAAGAGGTTCAAGGATAACGAAGAGAAGCTTGAGAAGTTCATGAAGACCCATGTACTGAGGCTCTTGAAGATGGATATTATTGCTGTTCTCTGTGAGCTCGAGCGCCAGGAAGAGGTTGCTTTGGCTTTCAAG ATGTTCAGGGTGATACAGAAGCAAGACTGGTACAAGCCCGATGTCTATCTTTATAAGGACCTGATTATTGCATTAGCAAGACGTCAAAAAATGGACGACGCAATGCAGTTGTGGGAAGATATGAGAAAGGAGGACTTATTCCCTGATTCTCAAACATATACTGAAGTCATCAGGGGCTTCTTGAAGTATGGATCTCCTGCAGATGCAATGAACATATATGAAGACATGAAGAAATCCCCAGATCCTCCTGACGAGTTGCCATTCAGGATTTTGTTGAAGGGACTTCTGCCACATCCCTTGTTGAGAAACAAAGTCAAGCAAGACTTTGAAGAGCTCTTTCCCGAGCGGCATGTGTATGATCCTCCAGAAGAGATATTTGGGAGATGCTAA